One window of the Campylobacter concisus genome contains the following:
- a CDS encoding Rrf2 family transcriptional regulator has product LTLLQIFNAVNDKEKLFKIHSDSPKACPLGGKIETLLTTHFLKAQEALEDSLRSITLQDLLDELINL; this is encoded by the coding sequence CTAACCCTCCTTCAAATTTTTAACGCAGTAAATGATAAAGAAAAACTTTTCAAGATCCACTCTGACTCACCCAAAGCCTGCCCACTTGGTGGCAAGATCGAAACTCTCTTAACCACCCACTTCCTAAAAGCACAAGAAGCTTTAGAGGATAGTTTAAGAAGTATTACTTTACAAGATCTATTAGATGAGCTTATTAATTTATAA
- a CDS encoding helix-hairpin-helix domain-containing protein, whose protein sequence is MKKIIFSLLAAASTLLAAINLNTATKEELMSLDGIGSSKADAIIEYRKANKFNSIEDIKNVNGIGDKTFENLKSDISVSGTTKIDDTKSKIKSKKDEIKEKVSKKSDEVKEKKDSAKDDSIKEIKDKKEKLKDKAQKSKAKKEKSKE, encoded by the coding sequence ATGAAAAAGATTATATTCTCACTATTAGCAGCAGCTTCTACATTACTAGCAGCCATAAATTTAAATACCGCCACAAAAGAAGAGTTAATGAGTTTAGATGGCATAGGATCTTCAAAGGCAGATGCAATAATAGAGTATAGAAAAGCGAATAAATTTAACTCAATAGAAGACATAAAAAATGTAAATGGTATAGGTGATAAGACATTTGAAAATTTAAAATCAGATATATCAGTATCAGGCACTACAAAGATAGATGACACAAAATCAAAAATAAAATCTAAAAAAGATGAGATAAAAGAAAAGGTAAGTAAAAAGAGTGATGAAGTAAAAGAGAAAAAAGATAGTGCTAAAGACGATAGTATAAAAGAGATAAAAGATAAGAAAGAAAAGCTAAAAGATAAAGCACAAAAGAGTAAAGCTAAAAAAGAGAAGAGTAAGGAGTAA